A genomic stretch from Prochlorococcus marinus str. MIT 9312 includes:
- a CDS encoding DUF1830 domain-containing protein produces the protein MVEFSYKNDGCRMVVLRCIGPSNFFLERVLFPTDILTFMAPKDSRVEIWGNELYGPKLEERIRISADNEDSTLVA, from the coding sequence ATGGTTGAGTTTTCTTACAAAAATGATGGCTGTAGAATGGTTGTATTGAGATGTATTGGTCCATCAAATTTTTTTCTAGAGAGAGTTTTATTCCCAACTGATATTCTTACTTTTATGGCCCCAAAAGATTCAAGAGTAGAAATCTGGGGAAATGAATTATATGGTCCTAAGTTGGAAGAGAGAATAAGAATTTCTGCTGATAATGAAGATTCGACTTTAGTTGCTTAG
- a CDS encoding undecaprenyl-diphosphate phosphatase: MFSEYLKFFLYGLIQGLTEFFPVSSTAHLKVISVFFGIDDPGPSLSAIIQLGSVLALVCYFRNDFFKLKIQSSKKIFDYLIHERLLRSIFIGTIPIILLGGTIKLFVPYFFDEIFRSNLSIALVSFLMAILMYIADRSKKGSINLKNHKYSDSFLIGLSQALAIFPGVSRSGVTISTALLSGWGRSDSAKFSFLLGMPAISFAAIVEFISSFNAFSSFSFFPLIVGLTTTFLSSLLAIHFLLKYFSSNGLKLFIIYRIVFGFVILLNL; encoded by the coding sequence ATGTTTTCGGAATATTTAAAATTTTTTTTATATGGCTTAATACAAGGTTTAACAGAATTTTTCCCAGTAAGTAGTACTGCTCATTTAAAAGTTATATCTGTGTTTTTTGGGATTGATGATCCAGGCCCTTCTTTGTCTGCGATTATTCAATTGGGAAGTGTCTTGGCTCTAGTTTGTTACTTTAGGAATGATTTTTTTAAATTAAAAATTCAATCATCAAAAAAAATTTTTGATTATTTAATACATGAAAGGTTATTGAGGTCAATCTTTATTGGTACTATCCCAATTATTTTGCTTGGTGGGACAATAAAATTATTTGTTCCTTATTTTTTTGATGAGATTTTTCGCTCAAATTTATCAATAGCATTAGTTTCTTTCCTAATGGCTATTTTAATGTACATAGCTGATAGATCAAAAAAAGGCTCTATAAATTTAAAAAATCATAAGTATTCAGATAGTTTTTTGATAGGTCTTTCTCAAGCCCTTGCTATTTTTCCAGGTGTTTCAAGATCAGGTGTTACTATTTCTACAGCTCTATTGTCAGGTTGGGGAAGGAGTGATTCTGCAAAATTTTCCTTTCTTTTAGGCATGCCGGCTATCTCTTTTGCAGCTATTGTTGAATTCATTTCTTCTTTTAATGCATTTTCTTCATTTAGTTTTTTTCCTCTAATTGTTGGTCTTACAACGACATTTTTGTCTTCATTATTAGCTATCCATTTCTTATTAAAGTATTTCTCTTCAAATGGTTTGAAATTATTTATTATCTATCGCATTGTATTTGGTTTTGTAATACTTTTGAATTTATAG
- the msrA gene encoding peptide-methionine (S)-S-oxide reductase MsrA yields the protein MFKFLKNIMNNEEPTLNNDINSIHRILKTDITRNPNPQEEEIIFGCGCFWGAEKCFWKLPGVVTTSVGYAGGDKSNPTYYEVCSGLTGHSEVVRVIWNKSEIDISDLLKMFWECHDPTQKNRQGNDMGTQYRSAIYFKKENNKKIIIASKEQYQKELNKKNLGLIETEIKMIDTYFYAEQYHQQYLASPGSRQYCSASPTKVKLGDFPGSKYKLKEHIWENFNWQVDKCVLRSDNNPINNNI from the coding sequence ATGTTCAAATTTCTAAAAAATATCATGAATAATGAGGAACCAACTTTAAATAATGATATTAATTCAATTCATAGAATATTAAAAACAGATATTACGAGAAATCCTAATCCACAAGAAGAAGAAATAATATTTGGATGTGGTTGTTTCTGGGGAGCTGAAAAATGTTTTTGGAAACTTCCAGGAGTGGTCACAACCTCCGTAGGTTATGCTGGTGGAGATAAAAGCAACCCGACATATTATGAAGTATGTTCAGGTTTAACTGGTCATTCAGAAGTTGTGAGAGTGATTTGGAATAAAAGTGAAATAGACATAAGCGATTTATTAAAAATGTTTTGGGAATGTCATGACCCTACTCAAAAAAATAGACAAGGTAATGATATGGGTACTCAATATAGGTCAGCAATATATTTTAAAAAAGAAAATAATAAAAAAATCATAATAGCGAGTAAAGAACAATATCAAAAAGAACTAAATAAAAAAAATCTAGGTTTAATTGAAACCGAAATAAAAATGATTGATACCTATTTTTATGCAGAACAGTACCACCAACAATATCTTGCATCCCCAGGAAGTAGGCAGTATTGTTCTGCTTCGCCTACAAAAGTTAAGTTAGGAGATTTTCCTGGAAGTAAATATAAATTAAAAGAGCATATTTGGGAAAACTTTAATTGGCAAGTTGATAAATGTGTATTGAGATCTGATAACAATCCAATAAATAATAACATTTAA
- a CDS encoding ABC transporter ATP-binding protein encodes MKNLKFKVISKYLRPYKKEFLYGALALLIVNILSVVIPLEVKNIIDQLQNGFSSDFVISKSLWLVLLATSMGLIRLFSRQIVFGIGRKVEVNLRQKLFDHLLIQDPEWIQKKGSGDIISRATSDVENIRRLLGFTVLSLINIVLAYSFTIPSMFSINKTLTISALLIFPLILGIVSLFGGKMVNQRKAQQESLSKLSDLIQEDLSGISAIKIYAQENSEKKEFDIYNNAYRNSAIKLARTASTLFPLLQGISSISLLILLGLGTFQLESGFISIGGLVALILYVERLVFPTALLGFTLNTFQLGQVSLDRVEEIFQNNPNIVDGAETKFLRKKIKGLIEAKDLTIKYPGSKFNSLNCLNFKIYPGELIAIVGPVGCGKTTLAKSLGRTIEVPDGQLFLDEIDIKNIKLGDLRKNIAIVPQEAFLFTTSISENLRFGEPNASKGTVRKSATKAGLIDDINNFPQKFKTIVGERGITLSGGQRQRTALERALLVNSPVVVLDDALASVDNKTAATIIDEMRERSNKTILMISHQLSVAATCDRVLVMDKGEIIQEGNHKNLVKKKGLYKQLWERELATNIVKS; translated from the coding sequence ATGAAAAATTTAAAGTTTAAAGTTATATCTAAATACCTCAGACCATACAAAAAAGAATTTTTATATGGAGCTTTAGCTCTTTTAATAGTAAATATATTGAGCGTTGTAATCCCTCTAGAAGTTAAAAATATAATTGACCAATTGCAAAATGGTTTCTCTTCAGATTTTGTGATTTCTAAATCATTATGGTTGGTCTTATTAGCAACTTCTATGGGTTTAATAAGACTATTTTCGAGACAGATTGTTTTTGGAATAGGTAGAAAGGTTGAGGTAAATCTTCGTCAGAAACTTTTCGATCATTTGCTCATTCAAGACCCAGAATGGATACAAAAAAAGGGGAGCGGGGACATTATAAGTAGAGCTACAAGCGATGTTGAAAACATAAGAAGGCTTTTGGGTTTCACGGTTTTAAGTTTAATCAACATTGTCTTAGCTTATTCATTTACTATTCCATCGATGTTTTCGATTAACAAAACATTAACAATATCCGCTTTATTAATATTCCCATTAATCCTTGGAATTGTGAGCTTATTTGGCGGGAAAATGGTAAATCAAAGAAAAGCTCAGCAAGAATCATTATCCAAACTTAGTGATCTGATACAAGAAGATCTTTCTGGAATAAGCGCTATCAAAATTTATGCACAAGAAAATTCTGAGAAGAAAGAATTTGATATCTACAATAATGCTTATCGAAATTCTGCGATAAAACTTGCAAGAACAGCAAGTACTCTATTCCCATTGCTTCAAGGTATTTCGTCAATTTCACTATTAATTTTATTAGGATTAGGAACTTTTCAACTAGAAAGTGGATTTATTTCAATAGGTGGATTAGTAGCTTTAATTCTTTACGTAGAAAGGCTTGTTTTCCCTACAGCTCTTTTAGGTTTTACATTGAATACTTTTCAACTAGGTCAAGTAAGTTTAGATCGTGTAGAAGAGATCTTCCAAAACAATCCAAATATTGTAGATGGAGCAGAAACCAAATTTTTAAGAAAAAAGATAAAAGGCTTAATAGAAGCAAAAGACTTAACAATAAAATATCCAGGATCAAAATTTAATTCACTAAATTGCCTCAATTTTAAAATTTACCCTGGAGAACTTATTGCAATAGTTGGACCTGTAGGATGTGGTAAAACAACACTAGCAAAGTCTCTTGGAAGAACTATTGAAGTTCCTGACGGTCAATTATTTTTAGATGAAATTGATATAAAAAACATTAAATTAGGAGATCTCAGAAAAAATATTGCAATTGTTCCTCAAGAAGCATTCTTATTTACTACTTCAATCTCAGAAAACCTGCGTTTTGGAGAACCAAACGCTTCTAAAGGAACAGTTAGAAAAAGTGCTACAAAAGCAGGTTTGATTGATGATATCAATAATTTTCCACAAAAATTTAAAACAATTGTTGGCGAAAGAGGTATTACACTAAGTGGTGGACAAAGGCAAAGAACAGCTCTTGAAAGAGCATTACTTGTGAATTCTCCTGTTGTAGTTCTTGATGATGCCTTAGCAAGCGTCGATAATAAAACAGCCGCAACTATAATAGATGAAATGCGAGAAAGAAGTAATAAAACAATTTTAATGATTAGCCACCAATTATCTGTGGCTGCCACTTGTGACAGGGTTTTAGTAATGGATAAAGGAGAAATAATACAAGAAGGGAATCATAAAAATTTAGTAAAGAAGAAGGGTCTATACAAGCAACTTTGGGAAAGAGAACTAGCAACTAACATTGTTAAAAGCTAA
- a CDS encoding DUF3288 family protein, producing the protein MSNEQTHPLHATDKNIIDSLITKEKPEDIDFINLARLINRYTNFPGEIEIKNDIEKILKFWKITKNDLFFKTKIIWSKSFRPSNTNKELVGSGFDTSN; encoded by the coding sequence ATGAGTAACGAACAAACTCATCCTTTACATGCAACAGATAAGAATATTATAGATTCTCTTATTACTAAAGAAAAACCAGAAGATATTGACTTTATTAATTTAGCTAGATTAATAAATCGTTATACAAATTTTCCTGGTGAAATTGAAATTAAAAATGATATCGAAAAGATTTTAAAATTTTGGAAAATTACTAAAAATGACCTTTTTTTTAAAACAAAAATTATTTGGTCAAAAAGCTTCAGGCCTTCTAATACAAATAAAGAATTAGTTGGGTCAGGTTTTGATACTTCAAATTGA
- the trpD gene encoding anthranilate phosphoribosyltransferase: MSFNISNAEILNILLEGGNLDELTSSLLMQRWLNDEISDVQTGAFLSALRAKGCTGVELSSMAEELLKVCELPVARPNLYMVDTCGTGGDGANTFNISTAVAFVAASCGAKIAKHGNKSASGKVGSADVLLNLGLNLNCSLKKVISAVNEIGITFLFAPVWHKSLIKLAPLRKALGIRTVFNQLGPLVNPLRPNAQVLGVASEDLLEPMGSALLKMGMNRVIVVHGSGGLDEASLQGDNKLVFVEKGKLRFSKINILDFNHENIPNDKLVVSGSDSNEEILKSVLNGSGQKSHKDVVALNAALVLWAAGIEDDLHKGFNKALFSINQGNPWEKFLLLKTYLSSDDLISP, translated from the coding sequence ATGTCTTTTAACATTTCTAACGCTGAAATCTTAAATATTTTGTTGGAGGGAGGAAATCTTGATGAGTTAACTTCTAGTTTGTTAATGCAAAGATGGCTTAATGATGAAATATCTGATGTTCAAACAGGAGCTTTTTTGAGCGCTTTGAGAGCTAAGGGCTGCACAGGTGTTGAATTGTCTTCTATGGCCGAGGAACTCTTGAAAGTTTGCGAGTTGCCAGTAGCAAGACCAAATTTGTATATGGTAGATACTTGTGGAACTGGAGGTGATGGAGCTAATACATTTAATATTTCCACTGCGGTAGCATTTGTGGCTGCATCTTGTGGTGCAAAAATTGCTAAACATGGAAATAAAAGTGCAAGTGGAAAGGTTGGCTCTGCTGATGTTTTGTTGAATCTTGGCTTAAATTTAAATTGTTCATTAAAAAAAGTAATCTCAGCCGTTAATGAAATTGGAATAACTTTTTTGTTTGCACCTGTTTGGCATAAATCTTTAATTAAACTTGCTCCTTTAAGAAAAGCCCTTGGAATAAGGACTGTATTTAATCAACTTGGACCATTGGTAAATCCTTTAAGACCTAATGCGCAAGTATTAGGTGTTGCTTCTGAAGATCTTTTAGAGCCTATGGGAAGTGCGCTATTGAAAATGGGAATGAATAGAGTGATAGTAGTTCATGGCTCTGGCGGCCTTGATGAAGCATCACTTCAAGGAGACAATAAATTAGTATTTGTAGAGAAAGGAAAATTACGATTTTCAAAAATAAATATCTTAGATTTTAATCATGAAAATATTCCAAACGACAAGCTTGTTGTTTCTGGCAGTGACTCTAATGAGGAAATATTAAAGTCTGTTTTAAATGGTTCTGGACAAAAATCGCATAAAGATGTTGTTGCCTTGAATGCTGCATTAGTTTTATGGGCAGCAGGAATTGAGGATGATTTACATAAAGGTTTTAATAAAGCTTTATTTTCAATTAATCAAGGAAATCCTTGGGAGAAATTTTTACTCTTAAAAACTTATTTATCCTCAGATGATTTAATTTCACCTTAA